Genomic window (Onychomys torridus chromosome 5, mOncTor1.1, whole genome shotgun sequence):
agttccaggaagggcgcaaaggtacacagaggaactctgtctcaaaaaaccaaaaaaaaaagtagattctgCAGTCTATCTTTTGTCAtgtttatatcttcccctttttctttttagaatagattCAGTGATCAACCCATTTATCcagttatttctttatcttttttctcagagtagattcagtgatctacctcactATAAGACAATGGAAAAGCAGAACATTCTAATTTAAGGTAGTAAAATTTTTACTATGGTTTGAGTGATTGTAAGACTATTGAactagtttaaaagaaaacagattatGAGAGAAGGAACCACCAAAGATAAcaatgagttcattttctgttggccatctacttctTTTAAGGCCTACCCTtaaaagtagtttgtttcccccaATCAGACACTCTTGGAAGAAACTAAACTTTCATTTGCAAGTGCTTAgcaattggagattgcttctggctTAGGGATGTCTGTGTGTTCCCTTCTCCTTGTAGCTCTAGAATCCATCTGGTGTAGACACATGgatgctgcctctgtctctgtgagttcacatgtgctcTGACTGTGCTGATTTAGAGGagcttgttttcctggtgtcctctttTGTAGGGTTCCCTGATATctgagggagggatttgatagagacatcccatttaggctGAATGCTCCAAGGTCTTTCAGTAGGCATGTTATCTGGATATGAGTGATGTATTTGTTCGCATATGCTActggaggaagtttctctgataatGGCTCAACAAAGAACTGGTCTATTaagtgtagcagaatgtcattagtagtcattttagtgctactttttgttgttgttacaagagcagtatttggttttacccagAGGTTTCTTGCCTCATAATGTCCTGTCagggctttccttttttttttttttttttttctacttaatcttattgctttttatttaattttattttatttatacttttcttctctctttttatcctactggtcttttgtgtatatattatggcttccaatttagtgtttttagTGGATTCATGATTGTGCtaacaagtgggtctctgcatctctaTCTGCTTCTAGTGCCTTATCTTGggctctttctgtttgttttattcagttctgatgtgtttgtttttgttttatcatatcatattattATCCATTaaaagcctgttttgttttgttttgttttccctaagGAGAGACAAAAAAGGGGTGGACCTGGTTCTGAAGTAAAGGGACttggagtagagggaggggaaactgtaatcaggatatattatttgcgagaaaatctatttcaataaaaggaaaaacaaaataaaaagagagaagtgtTTCAGAAACTCATTCAAATATTACCAGGGAATTCTAAATTAAGAGCAGTGTAGATTCTTCAAAGATGAAGAAAGGATATGGAACACCTGGGGACATCAGCAGGCCATGGAAGGAGTCCTCCAGTAGTGGGAACTTCTAACAGGACAGGCGATGCTGTCTGTATGAACAAGACATGTTATATGACTAAAGATACAATGTGCAAAGACAGATTTGTTGATTTCCTACTAACATGCAAACTGCTgttttgggtgaatgctggaaccAAATGAACACTAATTCATAATTCTGAaatacatgtgctgtggatatggctctgtgtaaataaagttctgattggccagtggccaggcaggaagtataggtgggacaagagagtagagaattctgggaagtagaagacttgggagagacaccgccagccgctgccatggaaagcaacatgtaaagacactggtaagccacaagccatgtggcaaagtatagactaacagaaatgggttaatttaagatagaaaaggtagataacaagcagcctgccatggccatacagtttgtaaacaatgtaagtttctgtgtgctttcttggttgggtctgagcgactatgggactggcgggtaagagagatttgtcctgactgggccaggcaggaaaactctaactacaaatggtgcccaacgagttggcaagagtttccacctaaaacctgagaaaaaagattctaagatggagctaaaaacagcttcctagttgtctccctcaagttagcagcagcctgctggtttgagctactatggcgggtttctggcttgtgcgtctgacctgtagtgtggcgggaatgaggagtctacaagcaacactttgctctgctgcatggtggatttagcctttgcaagttaaaaaaaaaacaaaaacaaaaaagggtttctaggctatgcactgctttgatagaactgcttctgatagttgatggtacacatggctccagacccagagctggcagtaaactgtaccgacGCCATGTTGGGAAGTAGAGAttggcggagccagcagccacagtggtgtttcagtcttacaaagatggatattacacagagaatctggtttatgttgtctttgggatttttaaatacagaaaaagatttgatcgtaaaagctgttgagttaaacaagaatgtaaattttaaaggtaccttgacttcaaaatttggatataaggatatgttgctttggaaaggagtctctgcttttgtttccacagaaaaccagaggctgtggatttgtttcagattaagatacatcaggtttgatcagccaagaccacctgaaaggtctccaatgacacaatggcccagatgatccaacatccagaatggtttcaaggcaactggctcagaggttcaccctaatggactactccataatcctaaaattttctttgtgtccccataagatacagcgcccccctccagcaggaagtagtaagaaaaactacgcccacattcccaaaattatcaagctggctttggagatggaattggctcactccttctctaaacccagacatattgctaaaagaaaaggttaagagattcttgtgtcccaaatcagaagagacctctggtgtgggacagagaaaaaccaatatttttctttaaagtagattgattataaacatgatctctttctaaagaagaaaaggggatatgatatagatataataggataaaagggtagattaaggaacttacttctaaagagcaacaacttgtttaaaatgttttacattggtatagactttagtctattgatacaaacttaaagttaattttgttatactgtgtgcatatttctactcatgtttaaggtattatgtttgtatagctcatttaaattgtaatggataattaaaaatagattaataattagtcatctatgataaccatactcatagccatgttagttaagtcttctaggtatacatagagatatttcagacagataggtaatcttcaaatacttcaaagacctacagaatatggcatttaaaatacttttaaaatttagactttctggacagtgagacatgtctgctcctggcagcaccaatttacttcagagaggaggatgggcattgaagacacttcatatggagtttatcttcaccttggcaaaaatagccatttgggcaagaaactgttcttgcctggactgcttgatcgactggacatgcaggacccatagaaaggtgaccactaaactttgcttgacaaaatggtccttcaggttcctgctttgcagaggaaactgccagacattctacaggacactgagagaagtgactgagagactctagccctgtgggctgaagacaaatgccccaactttacaaaggaacattaagtgactgtccaggctgccagctgtctctgtctactcttgcaagactcccgaaaaatgcttgcatccttctcctggttctcaggtaatattatatccttctgaggtctttgatgtggttgaagactagatagttataatttcctcaattatgataaaagataagttagatataaaaccttagactcacaaatataagatagataggatatcttctttaatattataactgtaattcttacttgataattgttttgttatatgtaattgtactatgtaaaagttaaaaccttccttaaaaaaaaagaaaaggggaagtgctgtggatatcgctctgtgtaaataaagttctgattggccagtggccaggcaggaagtataggtgggacaagagagtagagaattctgggaagtagaagacttgggagagacaccgccagccgctgccatggaaagcaacatgtaaagacactggtaagccacaagccatgtggcaaagtatagactaacagaaatgggttaatttaagatagaaaaggtagataacaagcagcctgccatggccatacagtttgtaaacaatgtaagtttctgtgtgctttcttggttgggtctgagcgactatgggactggcgggtaagagagatttgtcctgactgggccaggtaggaaaactctagctacatacaTGGGGGATAGTTAGCCATGGTGCATGGAGGAGGATACAGAACTTTAAAAGGGCACAGGTTTTAAACTTGTCCTAGGAGTAGAAATTATAAAAACCACATGTGGTATCCAGTGCACATTACCTCCTTATAAAGAAATTGTGCTGTGGTAGGTGTGTGGTGGAGATGCATGATGCATTCCAGAAGTAGGAAATTTTGCTTAAAGGAGTGACTATAAGTCTAGGATACATATTTAGGGGATATAAGATCTGGTGTGGATAGACATTCAGCATTATGCCCCAGATAAGTACTAACAATAGGGAGCCAGTGGCCAGAGGAAGCAGTGCCTGGAGCAAACAGCTGAACTAGGCAAGTGTGAAAAATTCTTGTTAATTCAATCACTAGGACAAGCAGTTAGAGTTGCTCCACTTCCTTCCTGGATCCATGGCCCTGTGGAAATGCCACAGGATGAGGAACAAATGGACTAGTGAGGAATGAGAGTGTATTATTGAAAGCTAGATAACTCAGTGTCTCTCACCCACAGTACTGTAACCAGGATGCTCTTGGGAAGAAACAACTGCAACAAACTTCAAGATCTTTTGGGGCTTGCTAACTTGTTTGGTATCATCTTTCCTTAGACGTTGAATATGATTATCAATTTGCCTTTGTTTGAAACAAGCAGAAGTGCCCCTTCAGAGGTTGTCTTCATGCTCTGAAAAACATCGCATTATATAATATTAACATCCAGTAGCAAATAGATATGAAGATTACATTAGAAGAACAGCAAAGATAGCAGACATGGTAGGAAAAATATCCCCACAAAGCATATGCTTATTGAAAAATTCCATTTGAGAGTGATTGACATCCTATGTTGTGTCAAATAGAGAGGTCCCTATGGCCCATTACACTACACAGGCTGTTGTCACTGATGCTAGATCATGCCAAAACCGAAAGGTCAGATTATTACTAAAGATAACACATGACTATGGAGAAAAGGGGGGAAACTAAGCTGGATATCCCATAATTCTGTCTGAATTTTGTGATATCAGACAGCACTCGGCTGGCTACTGGGATCAAGTACATCAGTGGACCTAATGAACCAATTGTTAATATACTTTATGCAAGATGTTATATGAAGAGTCAACTACATTCTGATTGTACTTAAATCCAGGTCTACAGAAGGAACTAATGTTTAGTGCAGCCACTATGATGGCCGAAAATCTAAGATGTCCTAGATTCCAATAGGGAATCTTTAACAGTTGTTTCACTAAAAGGATATGATGCGCCCATGAAATTATCTTATAAAAGTGTTTTTGCAACCATATATTACTTCCAGTTTCAGCCTAGGATATAGTATTTATAGTATTCCATTGATACTGGCAAAACCTTTTAAAGGTTAACTGGTGAAAATAAGTTAGTCTTGTCTGGTGTTTAAATTCTAGGAAACTgatgaaatacatatataatagtaCCAAGGTCCTGAGAAAATTACAGAGGTGGCATAACTGTATAAGAATCTAAAGAACAAGAATTGAGGCATAGAAATTCTTCTTGTGTTGACCTTTAATATAATTTCTTCTTCAGTCATGGctaagaaataaggaaaagaatgCACATATAACTAGGTCTATGGCCATGTTCATGAGGCTGTTAAAATTCCCTGAGGGAGTAGAGTCACAGGAATCTCATTTGGGATTCTGGATACCCTTCCTCCAATTCCCTTGCAGTGTGTGGCCTGAAGGTGGTATGATAGAGTATATAGGAGGTGGGAAGTTAACTGAAGGGAAGTCTCCTTCTTGGGTAACCACGCTGCAGTGAGACATTTCAGAGATGCAACTGTCTTTGCCTCAGCAATGCTCTGCCTGTAAGTATTGCTTTTACTCATGTTCCTCAAGATAAGATTAAGAAGTGCATTATTTTACCAAGCTTAGTTTAAATGGCCTATGCTACTAATGTCATTTGATGCCCTATTTGTCCTGAGTTAGAAAATGGGAGTGTTTTTGATACCATGTGTGTGGAAACCAAGAACGTTTCTGTACAAATTCCATGCAAAGTGCAGTTACAAATCAAGGTATGATCAAAAATTCAAAACTGAAGAAATGGAGATGTTTGCTAAAATGAGAATACAAGAATCTATAGGTAACAGTCTTTCTGGGGTCACCTTCATGTGTTGCTAAATATGAATGACTCTAGAGAAATTTTCAATGCAGGAGACTGATGTTGACAAGCATAACACATGTACTTACCACACATTTTTGACAATCTTATCCTGCCAAAAgaccatttcaaaagaaaaacgtGCAAGGATTAAGTATTTGACTCTAGAGTCTTCATAACATTTTCAAGAATTAGTAATGATGATACAAaaacttatataaaaatatttatgggcATGTTTTATAGAGAGATTTATGTTGTACTAAAATAAATTTGGTAAATTATTATGAATTTAGAAATTTTAacataaatgatataaattattTGACCATGCCCATTTTTAGTTAAAAGTTTGAAAATTAATTTGTATGCTATACAATTTTGGGCATATCTAGTTTTTTCAGCATTTCTACTTAGGGATTTTACTATGCATGAATCTTTACCAATTCCCTGTTTTTATATTAAGCATTTCCAACTACAGTTATCAAAGATTATGTGGACATTAGGATCTTGAACTCACATTTTGTATGTGAAATCTTTCAGGTTAATGTGACTAAAGCAGATAGACttaaatttcatacatacatacctgtTTATCCTTTTGAAAGTGCAAAGTATTAATATGTTACAACTATGTCTCAGTCAATATAATTCAAGGCAAATTGATGATTACTCTCGATAGCCTCATAGGAAGAGACCTCAGAGTGGTCTTCTTTTTTAACAGGGACACTGTTCTTGCTGCTGATGCTCATAGTCCAGAGGGAGAACATGACCTCTGCTATGAAGGTTAAAATGTTGACTGTCTCCCACCACTCACCCTTTGGGGACATGTTAGATCAGGCAATCAAGTCATCCCAGGATATGAATCGCCGAATTTCAGAACTATCCACTCACTTTGTAAGTATCACTGTTGATTTCTGAAGACTTTACAGGATGTTTTTCATGCCAATAAAGCTCAAATGAGAAAAGTATCCATGGGCCAGTTTCAATGTAATATTCCTTCACAGGGGAAACCTTAAACTACTGAAATGTGGAGTAGAAGAACAGCACATTTTGATGAAATGTCTAATGTTTGCTAAGAATACAATGGCTTTTTCTCaatattttaactttaacttACTCTTGTAACACAAAGACAAAGCTCAGGAGTATAAGACTGAGGAAATACTCTGGTTTGCTATTCCTTTGTGTAGGAGACATGTGTCCTTTGATGTCCTCTGTTTATGACACTATAAATATCCAGTAAAGGAGAACTGCTTCACCACGGATTCAGGGGACTGAGTAGAATTAAAAAGACTAAAATaaatgatgaagaagaaaaataatcaagttATTTCAGAAATCCCCAAATGCTAAGAGCTATCAAAGAATTAATTACAATACTTGTGCTTAAGATGGTGGATCTGGTTTAGAACTGAAAGCAGATCCTCTACTCATGGTGAAGTAAATTTGAAGGCAAAAATACATCTATTTTAGAATAGTTAATGAGGCAACAGTAGATGAGGACTTTAGTATATCAATTAGCATGTAAGAATGTGGCTCAAGGCCTATAATATATATTCCTACATTATACTTGCTAGCTTTTCTATCACTCATATCTATACTAACCCAGCAATCCTTTGAAACTATCACAAATTTTCTTAGTAGTATTTTTGATGATAATGTGTCAAATAAGTATACCAAAGTAaatgtaataattaaataatgGCATATTAGTCAATGTCTTTatgattaatatttttctattttaactgACTTATCATCTACGATTCCTAGTATATTGTATTTGGTAGTTTAGAACTCACTTTGCCACAACACAACTGTACTGAGAATTTATGACTAACTTGGTAGAGGACAGCTGTGCAGATACAGGGAGATTTGAAAGAGAAGTTCTACTGATATTATGACTAGTTAAAGAACATCAGTTTGgatcaaaatgtaataaaaaaagttgacaaataaaactttaataatTTTTGCAGTGGTACAAATATTACCGTATGATAAcacatatttttatagtttttagatTTTAGTGTCTGCTTGCCACATAGTAACTTTTAGAAAAAATGAGAATAGTGAAGAGGGAAAGAGATTGAGATCTTAGAAAACCAGATAAATCAAAAATGAGATTACAATTTAAATGGAAATAAGTGGATTGAAAATTACTTGTCTAAttccctaattttatttttaggattatttaattttaaaatcagacAGCTATCAAATGCATCAATGCCCAAGTCATTGATTCATTTTCCTCACCTTAGAAATGACAACTAATTGAACCTTTCATCATTTCAGAATAGATTCTATGCCAGAGGCCGGGGGTTTAACAACAAAATCACCAGATGCCACACTTCTTCCCTCTCTAGACCAGAAAACAAGGAGCAAGCCCAAAATACTGATGTGAGTTCTCAGCCTTGGTTTGTTACCAAACAGACTGCAGTGCACTGTCTTTGCCATGCACTTATATTACCTGTATTATATTACATTGTAATAGTATATAGCAATCAActtgcagaaaaaaattaaagaacaatcCTATTGAAAAACATTATGTAAAATCATTGCTAAGTGATATTATTGTAGATCTATGCACTATCCATTCAGAAAAGCCATTTTACTAATGCTTTGTCCCTGATATTGTACTTACTATTCTATAGTGTGAGCCAACACTAAGATAATGGttaaatgtagcaggaatcttaacaggtcttactaataagaacaaacctgaggccagttattggggtgaatgctggaagatcagagagacagaacaagccacagtttcctcacctcaccagttcctcagctggtcttgtttcctcagactgcatgcttctgtgtcctcatcccaatggctctcagctgaactgttactcTAAAGCCTacatgcttaaccagccaaatgcttctagtttctggtcttcacaccttatatctctttctctttctgccatcactccctgggattaaaggcttgctttctgggattaaaggcatgtatttaCCATTACTGAACACTAAACCATCTATTCTTGACATTTATGTCTCCCCTGGATCTACTTCTATTTCTTTACATAACTGCCCATTCCTGTCTGACCTCTCTACCTTTACCTATGACATAACTGGAAGCCTAGAAGTTACTTGAAGAAAGGAGTCCTGTAAAATGCAATATGATGTTCCTCAAAATAAAACTAGCCATTCTTGTAATGAGGACTTTATATGCAATGCTTACTCTAACTTATAATGCTTATCATCTCTGACTTCTGATTCCCTTCCATGAAGCAACTTAAGTGATTTACAACGAACATTATCACATATCCAAAATTTCCCCATAGATCTATTCCatcttccttgttttttcttaatgttaCCAACATTTTATATGTCTACATTcttatttattacttataaaataattaataatataataatagaaagtaaaaagGAAGTCTAGGAAGAAATTGTAATGATTAAGAGTTACTACTTAGCTAGAAATACTCTTCTGATATTTCTGATTTAACCTTATCAAAATTCAATAGCATGAAGACAGTGGCTACAGTTTCAACTTATAAAATCTGTGCAAACAAAAGAATGTTCTAAATATGCATATGAATGACCAAAGGAGAGCCCATTTCAGCTACTTATGCAAAAACTGCCTGTATCTTAACTCCGTTGCATTTCCTTTATTCTAATGTGATTGTTCAATTATGGTTGCTTAGTCGGAAGTCCTGTTGAAGTTGGCATACAGTCTATTGCAATCCTGGGTGAACCCTCTGCACCATCTGTGGGTTGAAATGGGTGACAAGCTGGGATACACTCCCCCTGACCTCACAAAGGCCTTGGAGATTAAGGCTATAAACAGAAATCTCCTTGGGGCCATGAAGAAGATCACCAGCAAGGTGAGTAGCTTCCTAaagttctttgtcttttttcaccCATGAATGTGGTAACCTGTGAAATGACAAATGGATTTTGAAATACTTCCCTTTGCAGCAAAGAAATTGAGGTATCCAATTAAGTCAATATCCTCACTACTACTACTCATAACCCCAACCTTCTCAAAGTTACTTTACTCAGCACCTCACATCTCTAAGATCTCAGAAGAAAACAGCTAGCTGTTCCTCACAATTATTTGGAAAATATCTTTCTGGACCAAGAGACAAATGTGTTACTATCTATATCTTAAGGCACTAGTTCTAATCCTTACTGTGCCTAAGGATTTGTACACATACACTATATGAGGTATTTATTtagtggaaaggaagaaaaggatgatAGTGTAGTATCTGAATCCATAAAACACAAAAGCAGTAGTCGGGGATAATtctgaagaaacaaaaagttCAATAATTGACAGAATTTATGCTAGTTGCTCCATGCTCCTTGATATCAAATTACtagcttcctgtgtgtctgcccCTGTGTTGTGTGAGATTTTTCCTCAAGAGACAAGACAAGCAGGTCTACTCACCCCTGAAAAGGAACCTgtgacagaccaaagtaacagCTACACTTGATGGCCCATTTGGTGAAACAATTAGTTTTTGCTGGAGTTCTAACAGGTTGAAAGTGACTTGAAAGAGAATGGGTGACCCCAAACCAGCTGTATCACAGAAAACTCCCACCCCAAGCCCCAACCCAGTTGACAATCATGAAAGCTGGAACTGTAGAGCTCTATGCACAATCTGTAAGAAGCTCCACAGATCTTCTAATTCAGCAGGCAAGCATCTACACAGCTAGTAGTTGTTTACTGAGTCTGTAAAGCTGGGAGGAGCCTTGAGAATCTTACAAGATTCTAGTCTCC
Coding sequences:
- the LOC118583541 gene encoding prolactin-4A1-like; the encoded protein is MQLSLPQQCSAWTLFLLLMLIVQRENMTSAMKVKMLTVSHHSPFGDMLDQAIKSSQDMNRRISELSTHFNRFYARGRGFNNKITRCHTSSLSRPENKEQAQNTDSEVLLKLAYSLLQSWVNPLHHLWVEMGDKLGYTPPDLTKALEIKAINRNLLGAMKKITSKANVIRGENVDTAAWSELASLQSTNRNTRYFAFYNLFHCLRRDSNDVEMYLKLLKCRMIRSDC